A window of Scylla paramamosain isolate STU-SP2022 chromosome 36, ASM3559412v1, whole genome shotgun sequence genomic DNA:
TCATGttatgagggaagaagaatCAAAGAACTTAAGTTAAACTAGCGAGAGGGAGACCTCGAGAAAAGTTTATGGGCGGAATGGTGAGGACAACCGCAATGACAAtcagttagtagtagtagtagtagtagtagtagtagtagttttatcttttttatcatttggcGAACGTGCTCGAAACTTAATAAAtggatagaataaataaataaataaataaacaaaacaaacaaacaaacactgtctCATCacaaattttctcctttctgaCCTGCTTTCACAATCCCCATCTCGAATGTTTGTGTCCACATTTAAGTGGAACCATAACACACATCCTCATTCCCATTTTCCAGGTAAATTACGCTTATCTCAGCCCCACCCCGCATGATAACAAAAGCATATGAGCGACACACTTTCTCACCTGTCAAGCCTCCAATCCCACCCTAGATAAaacgagataaataaataaaaacaagtaaataaaacatgatATTATTTTTCTATGCGAGAACAGGATGTGTATTATATGTTCCTTCAAAAAATGTTTCTCTTGATCACTGTAAATGGccatgtgtgtgttattatttgattttttttttcttttaatttacctattcttttcatttttttttcacatctaaTATTCATGCCATGCTAACCATGATACTAATTCAACTCCAATTTCAATCACAAccattttccttccactttaTAGGAACGgtttattcatctttctatcAATCAATACTTTCTCATAGTTCTTGCAACCAGTGATAAGCCTCCTCTGCGTTAAGCATCATAATGGCGTGATGTACTCGGTCAAAGCTTTAGGTAGGTTTACGCTGTTTGCTTATTATTCTCTAATGTTTGTCCTCTTTTTCCACCGTTTTCTATAGTGTCAAGGGACCGCACTCAAAGATTCCGGTGCGCTATCTCGATTACTTTTAAGAGGCTATAGTGGAAGTTATCgggaatttcatgttttttcatTATATCATTAATGGTTAATAGGCTCTACTAGAGGTTAATAAGGTTTTCGAAAGGCTTTTCGTAATTCCAGTAATAGTTCAAAACAGAATTACGAGAAAAATTATAACGCAACTAATAATTCCTATGGTCCGAGGGCTCTTTTGAAAACCTACTACGTTTAAACACCAAAATACGTGTTTGACTTAATGGCAATCTTTCGTTAACCGAAGAATGGGACTTCTCTTTCTTGCTTGCTCTTGTGTAAGTCCATTTTTTTCTAACCTGCATCATAAACTAAAACGGACAaattaccacaccaccacacacacacacacacacacacacacacacacacacacatttcttttgATGTATATTCCTACTTCACAAAATCAATTATCACTAATGCATCACGTCACTCAccttcagcacacacacacacacacacacacatacgtgacTTGATGCACAGCCTGGTGACGTTCAAACATCTTGCCCTTGAAATGAGGGAGTGACGTCATGGCCAGTAAACACACACTCGTCCCAAACCCTCAACATGACTTCGACTTAACTCTTCCGCCCATAAGTACATAGCATTTCCAACTCTTCTATATATAACTACTCTTTAAACATTATCACTTAATACAATTCCTCTTATGAAtcagaggaaagaagtgaaactGCTCGTCTGTACCTACATAAACACTTTTACActacattatcattactataacAAACATTTTAATTAGAATCAAACTGAAGAATGTATTCTTATAAATAATGTACAAGACAGGAGGAAGTCAGAGCCTGTCAGCAAAGCACAAGCACTGAAGCATTTATCCAATGACAGCAAATTGTtccatcctcttcttttacGCTGCAGCTACCTTTGCTCTTACTCGTATTACAATTAACCTAGAATAATGTAGAACACTGTAGCTACATTAAAGAGCCTACCCAGGACCTGCTTACAATTTGCTTACAACCACTCCCATTCAGTATATTCCCGTGGTAAGCGCACCCCGTGACCCAAGTAGCGAAAGAAGAACCCGCGCACCTTCACTACTCTCGAGACGATCTAGTTAAAGTGAtggatttttaaggatattCCTACAGTTCTcgtaacagattaacaacatttatacattattaacaggagaaacacccttgagaacccggctactcatctctgtggcctttaaaaatagtcgtggcaGAGGGTTTCACAATACGGGCCGGGGAGGTTCCGTAAGAAAAGAGTAGCTGTTCACTTCGCTCACCGCCGTCTGCCAGGCTACGTGCCGAAAGCGCCTGTGTGAGTATTTGACCGTGTACACCTTACCCACACTTACTGGCATTACTTAACAATCTAAACAAGGTGGTGCAGAAGTGTAGAGTAACCTCGGTTGCATTACAGTGGCGCTGGGAGATAGATTAGTTATTCATTATAGTGCTTTCACATGCAGTCTGGTTATGCAATGGTACCcagtagatttttttattttttttttattttgtggttatttatatatgtatctcTTGGTCTACCACGAAGGCTTTGTTTGTTAGGGTGATTGTCCTAGGTGTTAGAGTAGTGGTTTGTGCGTTAATTAGGACAGGCGCATCCGGTGTTTAGAGTACGTGAGTTATATTTGCTTACCATGTTTCAAGGTGATAATCGATGTTTTATTGGTGTGAGTCGGTTTAGGTGCCTCTGTATGGTAATTTGAGTACATGGTTTAAGTGTTGATTGCAGCAGGTATAACCGGTCTTGTACGAGGTGTTAGGTTGCATAATGGTTACATCTTATACTGCCGGTGGAATGCCTGGCAACAGTCAAGCCTTCCACTGATTTTGCATTACTAGTGAAGGTATGGGAGACACTCGCGAAATAGTGTTGCCATGTGATGTGTCAGTGTATTCACAGATTGGACAATACAGATGTGACCTCATTTAGATGTTGACTAGAATGAATATTAATTTAAAGGTTTCAACCCCTTCCCAGTCACCCCACCTGCAGAATTGTATATTTGATTTACCTAATAAGGAGCTTTCATCCCTCTAACCCTCTGTACCCACCTCTGtagaacttaacctaacctctgaTCCTtcaacccccctccccccattatCCCCAGAATCAAGTAATCTAACTTAGAAAAATCCTGCGTTTTCTGTGTTCAAAGTTCATGGTTAGCAGTCATGGGGTGGATTAGACTGGATGTGCAATTAACCACTTGCCAGATAAAGAGTCTGCTAAATAGCCCCAGTATTTTGTCATGACTGGCCAAATAACTGCCATATCAATAGAGTGGTGCTGGAATAGTGTGACTGTGGCACTAACCTTGCTGGGTGGATGTGCTGGCCAGTCTGCTCTCCCATGCCCTTAACTTATctggaaaatagaggaaaatttGTGAGAGCTTTCAATTTCACAAATGAGTTATAGATCTGCAATTAGTCATGTTAATAATTGGCTCTAAATAAATgccttgttttgtttcccaagtGCAATTAAACCAAGTGATAACTAGAGATTTATTATACTGTATAGTTAATGTGTGTTCCTAAGGAGGATTTTTCTCTTAATGCAGCCAATGGGGGGAGATAATGGTAAGATTTGTGCATGCTCATTCCTTTTATATCAATTATTGTGCTATGCTAAAACAGCAAATTATTATATATACCAGGCACTTCATGATTTATTTAATATTACTGCATTATCTTTGTTGTAATAGTCTTCACATTTTTTGCCTTAAAATTGTGTTATTTTAACCTCAAATAGTTGTGATATTAAATACAAGATGAATTATTGTACTGTGTAGTGTGTTTCCCATTATCAGCAATAAATGCTATACGAGTGCCCTTTCTCATAGAAAAATTAGTATCTCCACCTATTTCTTTTGAACCCTCTTAATTTGTGTTCCTGCAGTCTTTCTTAGGTTAAATTAGTCTCTGAAACTGCACTTGGGTCATTTGCCTAACTTCTCCCCTCAAAACTTGATCTGACCCTTTGCCTTTTCTTTTAGTTGTTATATCTCACAGAACACCTTAATATTGTCTATTCCCTTTGCCTTTAAGCTACCAGTGTCCCCTTGTTGTATTCACTTTGCCTTTCTTAAGTTACTGATTTCTTCTCCACAGCAGGAGCCATGTCGGACAATTACTACAGCCATGGGGAGTCCCACACCGACCGTTTGGCCCGCAAGGCAAAAGATGCACCCTTTATGGTAGCGGGTGAGTACAGTATTGCTCTCTTGGTCTTGAGTTGCAGCAACCTACTGGGCTATAATGGATGTGGTGGATGGATGAGTAAAGCATGAGTAGAATGAATTGGAACTTTGGAAAAAGTGTTTCTCATTTATTCCACATTTTGCACTAGTAATTTCCAATATCCCTTCTATCTGCCTTGTTTACCCATTATCAAATTGCTATTCAAGTTACATTTGTGTATAAGTGAAAGTGATAAAATATCCAGGTGAGGAATTCTCGTCCCCATTTCTTGTCTCATTTAGTCATGTTTAATCACACAGCCACACAGGGAACATAAAGATAACATCATCCCAGGGCTGGTTTTAGAGGGTGCATAGAAGGACTATACCCCaccatatttttctattttaatttttcatacaTAGCAGTTTCCTTATAGCACTTAAAAATGCTTTTCCTATAAGTTAGTTTTGCTTATTACAAGACAACTTATTAGATGCAGGGGAAGCAAGGTGTGAATTAAGAGATGGAAGTGTTGGGGGATGAGgatataaaggaaggagaagtggaagagaaagaaatgaatccCTATCTACACCTTCATGCTTCATCAATATATGTAGCTGCCCCTCCACTTCAAGCGGTCTAAAACCTGCACAATATCATCCCTTGACTTTAGAATAAATAATACTTGATAATTGTTCAGCAAGGTATGATGTACAGAATTTATAGTAAAGCAGTCTGTAACTGTATTTCTTGTTCAATCTACCTACATTTTACATGGAGCACTATAATATAACCATTACAGTATAATCCCCTGACTAAGGGATACATACAATTACTGTTTGTCAACTCACGGCAGATACAAATTTTTAAAAAGACGAGTTCACAGCTGTATATCTTTTCCTATATTGCAACATTTAAGTTGTCCAGGGAATATGGAGCATTATAATACCTAGGACTAAAGAATAAGTGACAATTGCAATTGCATCAGATTGTGACGAATATACATTTTATAGGCAGTGGGTTTTGCAGGTGTCCTTTGTAGCCACATTTGACAGCATAGAGGAAGCCTGGAGATCCAggaataaataacacacaatTCCCCAGGTCTGGCTGGACTTGTGGGCTTGGTGGGCTATGGGATATACGGCTTCAAGAACCGCAAGGTGAAGACGTCCGTGTATTTGATTCACTTCCGTGTGATGGCACAGGGCTTCGTGGTGATGTGTCTTACAGCAGGCGTTGGGTACAACATTTACCAGCAGCGCATCCAACCCTGGCTCTACCCACCCAgcatagaggaaaagaaggagtaagATGGCCCCACACCTCCTGCCGGTAACTGACAGATGCTTCCCCATGATAGTCTGCATTATATCTTGCATGTACCCTTCCCAGGAACTATATGAGGAATGTGCAGCAGTTCCTAAGTCTGTTATATTCCTTGGGAGAAAGACGCTTGTTTTATTATAgaagaattattattttattatttgataTTTAATGCAAAAGGATTATTAGAATGACTGTAGTGTGTTTGGTGAGATGTTGTGTTTAGTTGGCTGTGTTATGAAGAGAAGCTAAGAGAAGAATTTCATAAATTTACTGATGATTATGTATTAAccaaagccttttttttttttttttttttttttttctttttttttttttcagtgataaaATATTGATCAGTTATTGTGTATTACAGGAACAAAGTCAAGATAACCAAAAAGAATTGCAGGTACACTGACATTTTCAGAGTCAAACTGTTCAAAGGTTACCACTTGTTGAAGAGGAGAGTATTAATGTTTTAGCTTTAAATTTGAACTCTCCGAAGGTAATCTCACGGTTAGGAGATTTAAGTTATTAAGTGAAACTTGTCCTGGTATTAGAAGGCTAAGCTTTAGCTTTAAAAGGCTCACAGAGTCCATGTCAGGCTAAGTTTAATCTTGTTTCATTTGATGAAATATAGATATGCTTACGTCCTCTGACATTAACGCTGTATAAATAAATCAGTGCAG
This region includes:
- the LOC135091006 gene encoding HIG1 domain family member 1A, mitochondrial-like isoform X1 — protein: MGGDNAGAMSDNYYSHGESHTDRLARKAKDAPFMVAGLAGLVGLVGYGIYGFKNRKVKTSVYLIHFRVMAQGFVVMCLTAGVGYNIYQQRIQPWLYPPSIEEKKE
- the LOC135091006 gene encoding HIG1 domain family member 1A, mitochondrial-like isoform X3, producing MSDNYYSHGESHTDRLARKAKDAPFMVAGLAGLVGLVGYGIYGFKNRKVKTSVYLIHFRVMAQGFVVMCLTAGVGYNIYQQRIQPWLYPPSIEEKKE
- the LOC135091006 gene encoding HIG1 domain family member 1A, mitochondrial-like isoform X2, translating into MGGDNGAMSDNYYSHGESHTDRLARKAKDAPFMVAGLAGLVGLVGYGIYGFKNRKVKTSVYLIHFRVMAQGFVVMCLTAGVGYNIYQQRIQPWLYPPSIEEKKE